A DNA window from Pyrus communis chromosome 3, drPyrComm1.1, whole genome shotgun sequence contains the following coding sequences:
- the LOC137729526 gene encoding protein PHOTOPERIOD-INDEPENDENT EARLY FLOWERING 1 isoform X2: protein MRYDFNDEHEDGDFILAAGEEQDDETTLSEEEELEKADTNDRMDEIALLQKESEVPLQELLARYKKDLNSDEVADGESEYGSALSEDFVDSSSLEDVEPKQDDYMDEDVDSGEHQPALDSPTEEHSESITKISEGGKDSENRLEDAAAAARSAQPTGNTFSTTNVRTKFPFLLKFPLREYQHIGLDWLVTMYEKRLNGILADEMGLGKTIMTIALLAHLACEKGIWGPHLIVVPTSVMLNWETEFLKWCPAFKILTYFGSAKERKLKRQGWLKPNSFHICITTYRLVIQDSKVFKRKKWKYLILDEAHLIKNWKSQRWQTLLNFNSKRRILLTGTPLQNDLMELWSLMHFLMPHVFQSHQEFKDWFSNPISGMVEGQERVNKEVLDRLHNVLRPFILRRLKRDVEKQLPMKHEHVIYCRLSKRQRNLYEDFIASSETQATLASANFFGMISIIMQLRKVCNHPDLFEGRPIVSSYDMGGIYTQLSSSVCSILLPGPFSAVDLKGLGFLLTHLDFTMNSWESDEVKALATPSNSIKERVELINLEDIGGLKHRKKLHGTNIFEDIHKAIMEERLRQAKEHAAAIAWWNSLRCDRKPIYSTSLRELVTVRHPVFDIHRHKANPISYMHSSKLADIVLSPVERFQEMIDLVESFLFAIPAARAPPPVCWCNKSVSSVFLHPAYKQKCSEYLSPLLSPFRPAIVRRQVYFPDRRLIQFDCGKLQELAVLLRKLKSEGHRALIFTQMTKMLDTLEAFINLYGYTYMRLDGSTPPEERQTLMQRFNTNPKIFLFILSTRSGGVGINLVGADTVIFYDSDWNPAMDQQAQDRCHRIGQTREVNIYRLISQSTIEENILKKANQKRALDDLVIQSGGYNTEFFKKLDPVELFSGLRALPVKNMQKEKNHNATEVSLSNADLEAALKHAEDEADYMALKKVEQEEAVDNQEFTEEAIVRLEDDELVNEDDVKIDEPADRGGCVASSSKENGGDPNEGRAHTVTCREDDVDMMADVKQMAAAAAAAGQEISSFGNQLRPIDRYAIRFLELWDPIIDKKAVESQARFEETEWELDRIEKYKEEMEAEIDEDEEPLVYETWDADFATEAYRQQVEALAQIQLEELEYEAKLKEDEAEENGDSMKNEVPIDPKPKTKKKSKKAKFKSLKKQSLASELKPLKGELQAEPMSIDEDSLSHEMVTYSDTESPRSSVQRKRKKAEVIPVGEEKSSKKKSKKLKKSTLEICPTELDTNLTTMDHDEVTESKPCESMVEFDHKPASRSKMGGKISITSMPVKRILLIKPEKLKKGNIWSRDCIPSPDFWLSQEDAMLCAVVHEYGPHWSLVSDVLYGMTAGGFYRGRYRHPIHCCERFRELIQRYVLSTPDNPNYEKVNNIGSGKALLKVTEDNIRMLLNVAADQPNTEFLIQKHFTALLSAVWKVTSHKDRRKNLPSSQNGLYFGGSIFSPSNQKSQTPMMERTERMKLTNFGHGTKLVAAALNDASNRQGTKLVPAALNDASSRRDNDTVFRPNLGKDSSIESERLDITLEFQGAKDDTMDELPSVLNLSISDSDRFPSLNKATEDHHLRKSSNVNLAENRFRTATRTCNEDAMGWASSVFPTNDIRSRSMSKLPTTGKHKLVFSDSVRPSKSKIRKSSVEHGEMRNFVSEQVLPPFPMAAPLNPNPRFDLNTPIDEDAGIYDLESNSFSCLDESLLEMETFGVLPHEYVPGLIGGLDDEQLPEYTDIG, encoded by the exons ATGCGATATGATTTTAATGATGAACAT GAAGATGGTGACTTCATTCTTGCTGCTGGAGAAGAACAG GATGATGAGACAACCTTATCAGAGGAGGAGGAACTGGAAAAAGCAGATACCAATGACCGCATGGATGAG ATTGCCTTACTGCAGAAGGAGAGTGAAGTTCCTTTACAGGAACTGCTTGCAAGGTATAAAAAG GATTTAAACAGTGATGAAGTTGCAGATGGTGAATCTGAATATGGCTCTGCTTTATCAGAGGATTTTGTGGATTCTTCATCTCTTGAAGATGTTGAACCAAAGCAAGATGATTATATGGATGAAGATGTTGACTCTGGTGAACACCAGCCAGCTCTTGATTCTCCAACTGAAGAACACAGTGAAAGTATAACTAAGATTTCAGAAGGGGGAAAAGACAGTGAAAACAGACTTGAGGATGCAGCTGCTGCCGCTAGATCTGCACAGCCAACTGGAAACACCTTCTCCACAACCAATGTCCGCACAAAGTTCCCCTTTCTTCTTAAGTTCCCTCTACGTGAGTATCAGCATATTGGCTTGGATTGGCTTGTAACGATGTATGAGAAAAGACTGAATGGGATTCTAGCCGACGAGATGGGACTTGGGAAGACAATCATGACAATTGCTTTGCTTGCACACCTAGCATGTGAAAAGGGAATATGGGGTCCTCATCTTATTGTGGTCCCAACTAGTGTAATGCTTAATTGGGAGACTGAGTTTCTTAAATGGTGTCCAGCTTTCAAAATCCTAACTTATTTTGGAAGTGCTAAAGAGCGCAAGTTGAAAAGGCAAGGCTGGTTGAAACCAAACTCATTTCATATATGCATAACAACATACAGACTGGTTATTCAAGATTCAAAAGTTTTCAAGCGTAAGAAGTGGAAGTACTTGATTTTAGATGAAGCCCATCTGATTAAAAATTGGAAGTCTCAGAGGTGGCAGACTCTTTTGAACTTCAATTCCAAACGGCGCATTTTGTTAACTGGTACTCCTCTACAAAATGATCTCATGGAACTTTGGTCTCTAATGCATTTCTTGATGCCCCATGTATTTCAGTCTCATCAGGAATTCAAGGATTGGTTCTCTAATCCAATATCAGGGATGGTTGAGGGGCAAGAAAGAGTAAATAAAGAAGTTCTTGATCGCCTGCATAATGTTCTTCGTCCATTCATTCTCCGTCGTTTAAAACGAGATGTGGAGAAGCAGCTTCCTATGAAACATGAGCATGTCATATACTGTAGACTCTCCAAGAGGCAGCGTAACTTGTATGAAGACTTCATTGCTAGCTCCGAAACACAAGCAACTCTTGCAAGTGCAAATTTTTTTGGAATGATAAGTATTATAATGCAACTTCGTAAAGTATGCAATCATCCCGACTTATTTGAAGGTCGTCCGATTGTCAGTTCCTATGATATGGGGGGTATTTACACACAATTGAGTTCTTCAGTATGTTCAATTCTTTTACCTGGACCCTTTTCTGCAGTAGACcttaagggtttagggtttttacTTACTCATTTAGATTTTACAATGAATTCTTGGGAGAGTGATGAAGTTAAAGCTCTTGCTACACCATCAAATTCAATCAAGGAGCGTGTAGAACTGATTAATCTTGAAGATATTGGTGGACTTAAACATCGCAAGAAGTTGCATGGTACCAATATTTTTGAAGACATTCATAAGGCAATTATGGAGGAGAGACTAAGACAAGCAAAGGAACATGCTGCAGCTATTGCATGGTGGAATTCCTTGAGGTGCGACAGGAAACCCATATACTCAACAAGCCTAAGGGAGCTTGTTACAGTAAGACATCCTGTTTTTGATATTCACCGCCACAAGGCTAATCCTATATCCTACATGCACTCCTCAAAGCTTGCTGATATAGTCCTTTCACCAGTGGAGCGCTTCCAGGAAATGATTGACCTGGTTGAAAGCTTCTTGTTTGCAATCCCCGCCGCACGAGCGCCACCACCTGTATGCTGGTGCAATAAGTCTGTAAGTTCTGTGTTTCTGCATCCAGCTTATAAGCAGAAATGCTCTGAATACTTGTCACCACTTTTATCACCGTTCAGACCTGCAATTGTTCGAAGGCAAGTATATTTTCCTGACAGGCGACTTATACAATTTGACTGTGGTAAATTGCAAGAGCTTGCAGTTTTACTTAGAAAACTAAAGTCAGAAGGTCACAGAGCACTAATATTCACTCAGATGACCaagatgcttgataccttggaGGCTTTCATCAATCTGTATGGTTACACATATATGCGTTTAGATGGATCCACTCCGCCAGAGGAGAGGCAGACTTTAATGCAGCGGTTTAACACGAAtccaaaaatttttcttttcatattgtcAACCCGTAGTGGGGGTGTGGGTATTAACCTAGTTGGGGCAGACACTGTTATCTTTTATGATAGTGACTGGAATCCTGCTATGGACCAACAAGCTCAAGATCGATGCCACCGTATTGGACAGACACGTGAAGTAAATATTTATCGGTTGATCAGTCAGAGTACCATTGAAGAAAATATCCTGAAGAAGGCAAATCAGAAGCGTGCACTTGATGATCTAGTTATACAGAGTGGGGGCTACAATACTGAATTCTTCAAAAAGCTTGACCCTGTGGAGCTTTTCTCTGGTCTTAGGGCACTTCCCGTGAAGAATATGCAAAAGGAGAAAAATCACAACGCAACTGAGGTTTCTCTGTCTAATGCTGATCTTGAAGCTGCTCTAAAGCATGCAGAAGATGAAGCTGATTACATGGCATTAAAGAAAGTTGAGCAGGAAGAAGCTGTGGACAACCAAGAATTTACAGAAGAAGCCATTGTGAGATTGGAAGATGATGAATTAGTAAATGAGGACGATGTGAAGATTGATGAACCTGCAGATCGGGGTGGATGCGTGGCGTCTTCAAGCAAAGAAAATGGGGGTGATCCTAATGAAGGAAGAGCTCATACTGTTACTTGTAGAGAAGATGATGTGGACATGATGGCTGATGTCAAACAGATGGCTGCGGCTGCTGCAGCTGCAGGACAAGAAATCTCATCATTTGGCAATCAATTACGTCCTATAGATAGGTATGCAATTCGTTTTCTAGAATTGTGGGACCCAATTATAGACAAGAAAGCAGTGGAATCTCAGGCTAGGTTTGAGGAGACAGAATGGGAACTGGACCGCATTGAAAAATACAAGGAGGAAATGGAAGCTGAGATTGATGAAGATGAGGAACCTCTTGTATATGAAA CATGGGATGCTGATTTTGCAACTGAGGCATATCGGCAGCAGGTTGAGGCTTTAGCTCAAATTCAG TTAGAGGAACTGGAATACGAAGCTAAACTGAAGGAAGATGAAGCAGAGGAAAATGGTGATTCTATGAA GAATGAGGTGCCAATTGATCCTAAACCAAAGACTAAGAAGAAATCGAAGAAAGCCAAATTTAAATCTCTGAAGAAACAGTCTCTAGCTTCTGAACTGAAACCTTTGAAAGGAGAGCTACAAGCCGAACCTATGTCCATAGATGaagactctctctctcatgaGATGGTTACCTATTCCGATACGGAATCACCACGTTCAAGCGTGCAGAGAAAACGTAAGAAAGCTGAAGTCATACCAGTCGGCGAAGAGAAGAGTTCAAAGAAGAAGTCTAAGAAGCTCAAGAAGTCTACTCTTGAAATATGTCCTACGGAGCTTGATACTAACCTCACTACTATGGATCATGATGAAGTTACAGAGTCAAAACCATGTGAGAGTATGGTTGAGTTTGATCATAAGCCAGCTAGCAGAAGCAAAATGGGAGGGAAAATTTCTATCACTTCCATGCCTGTAAAGCGAATTCTACTGATTAAACCAGAGAAGCTAAAGAAGGGGAACATTTGGTCTAGAGACTGTATTCCATCACCAGATTTTTGGTTGTCACAGGAGGATGCTATGTTATGTGCTGTTGTACATGAGTATGGTCCTCATTGGAGCTTGGTTAGTGACGTGCTTTATGGAATGACCGCTGGTGGGTTTTATAGGGGAAGATATCGCCATCCCATCCATTGCTGTGAGAGATTTAGGGAACTCATCCAAAGATATGTTTTGTCTACACCGGACAATCCTAACTATGAAAAAGTTAACAATATAGGATCTGGAAAGGCTCTTCTAAAAGTGACAGAG GATAATATTCGAATGTTATTAAACGTTGCCGCTGACCAGCCCAATACAGAGTTCCTCATTCAGAAACACTTCACTGCCTTGCTTTCAGCTGTCTGGAAAGTGACATCCCACAAAGACCGCCGAAAAAATCTCCCATCTTCCCAGAATGGTTTATATTTTGGGGGAAGCATTTTCAGCCCTTCCAACCAAAAGTCTCAAACTCCCATGATGGAACGTACAGAAAGAATGAAATTGACCAATTTCGGACACGGTACCAAGTTGGTAGCGGCTGCACTGAATGATGCCAGCAACAGACAGGGTACCAAGTTGGTACCAGCTGCACTTAATGATGCCAGCAGCAGGCGTGACAATGACACAGTCTTTCGTCCAAACCTGGGGAAAGATTCTTCAATTGAATCAGAACGGTTGGATATAACTCTGGAATTTCAGGGAGCAAAAGATGACACAATGGATGAATTGCCATCTGTTTTAAATTTATCAATATCTGATTCTGACCGTTTTCCATCGCTAAATAAAGCTACTGAAGATCATCATCTTAGGAAATCAAGCAATGTAAATTTGGCTGAGAACCGTTTCAG GACCGCAACAAGAACTTGTAATGAAGATGCCATGGGATGGGCCTCATCGGTATTCCCAACAAATGATATCAGGTCTCGGTCAATGTCAAAGTTACCGACCACGGGAAAGCACAAACTTGTCTTCTCTGATTCCGTTAGACCTTCCAAATCGAAGATCAGAAAAAGTTCAGTGGAGCATGGTGAGATGCGTAACTTCGTTTCTGAGCAGGTACTCCCACCTTTCCCAATGGCTGCACCCCTGAATCCAAATCCGAGGTTTGACCTGAACACCCCCATCGATGAGGATGCTGGAATTTATGATTTGGAAAGCAATTCCTTTTCTTGCCTTGACGAGTCTTTGCTGGAAATGGAAACCTTTGGAGTTCTGCCACATGAATACGTTCCTGGCTTGATTGGAGGCCTCGATGATGAACAATTGCCAGAATATACCGACATTGGGTAA